From the Deltaproteobacteria bacterium genome, the window GTCATAATCAGCGCATTGGCCGTAAAGGTCCGTTATTATAATCGCTTTAGGAACTTTACCAGAACCGGCTCGATCTTCAACCTCTTCAGCTAACAAATCAGGATCCATATTCCAGCTTGACGAATCCGAATCAATAAAAACCGGAATCGCCCCCATAAAGGTTATGGGTGTGATACTGCCGATAAAGGTCAAGGTGGAGGCAAGCACGATATCACCCGGAGCCACGTTTTGACAGCGTAAGGCCAGGTGTATAGCCGCGGTTCCGCTGTTAAGGGCCAGGCAATGCTTTAACTTTGTAAGCTCAGAAAAATCCTCTTCAAAGGCCTCAACCATCGGCCCAAGCGGAGCGATGTAATTGCTGGCAAAGGCCTCCTGCACAAGCTGTAATTCCTGCCCGCTCATGTGTGGGAGGGAGAGAAAGATTCGCCTATTCATTAAAGTCTCCTTCATCTTTGTCATTCAAATTTTTTTACTTTGGCAGGAACACCAAAGGCTATAACATTGGGAGGAATGTCACAATTTACAAAACTGCAGGCTCCAACAATGGCGTTTTCGCCAATCGTCACATTAGGCATCACAACGGTGTGGCTCCCTATCTTGCAATTTTCCTTTAATCTGACTTCACCTCTTTTGTTATCTATTGTAGAAATTGAATAGATAGAACAATGAGATCCAATCTGGACATAATCCTCTATGATGACTCCGTGTAAAGCATTAATATAGGTAAAAGCACCAATATCTGTCTTGTAACCAAGCTGAAATTTATCTATATGATATACAATCCAATTATATTGAGTCAATTTACCATCCTCAATATTCGGATATTTCCAATCTGAAAATCTACTTTCATTCTCCATAACGTCTATCTACTCCCTTTGAATTTTTCGGCAGTAGCATGTCCAGGCTGATTTATCCCTTCTCCTTTAAAAATCTTCCATATTGTCATGGCAATGATTTTAATATCTAGTGAGAAACAGTGGTTCTCAACATACCATAAGTCCAGTTTGAATTTATCCTCCCAGCTAATGGCATTACGCCCATTTACCTGAGCCCAGCCGGTAATGCCTGGCTTGACCTCGTGACGCCGTGCTTGTTCGTGGGTATAACGATCCAGGTATTCCATCAATAATGGGCGCGGACCCACCAGGCTCATGTCGCCTTTCAAAACATTCCAAAGTTCAGGTAGCTCATCTAAAGATGTCGCTCTGAGAAATTTACCTAAAGTAGTCAGGCGTTCATAGTCCGAGAGCAAAAACCCCTCTGAATTTCTT encodes:
- a CDS encoding acyltransferase, coding for MENESRFSDWKYPNIEDGKLTQYNWIVYHIDKFQLGYKTDIGAFTYINALHGVIIEDYVQIGSHCSIYSISTIDNKRGEVRLKENCKIGSHTVVMPNVTIGENAIVGACSFVNCDIPPNVIAFGVPAKVKKFE
- a CDS encoding sugar transferase, translating into RNSEGFLLSDYERLTTLGKFLRATSLDELPELWNVLKGDMSLVGPRPLLMEYLDRYTHEQARRHEVKPGITGWAQVNGRNAISWEDKFKLDLWYVENHCFSLDIKIIAMTIWKIFKGEGINQPGHATAEKFKGSR